The sequence GAATCTGTCAGGGGGGCAGAAGCAGAGGATCAGCCTGGCCAGAGCTGTCTACTCCAATAAAGACATCTTTCTCCTTGATGATCCGCTGTCCGCTGTTGACGCCCATGTGGGGAAACACATCTTTGAAGAATGTATTAAGAAGGAGCTCCAGGGAAAATCCGTCATACTGGTTACACACCAGCTCCAGGTAGGTAGTAAAATTCATTGATAGTAATTATTTGAAAATCATTTTAGAATACATACATCCTATTGTGGTAAACCCCAGAGTAAAAGTATATCATACACCAGAAAGTTGTGACTGATTGTTATCATAGAGTCACTCTAGATGAGAGCATCTGCCAAATGCCATAAaagtgtatgtactgtacatgtgtccTGTATTTAGACTGAGTTGTGTAGAGCTTCGGTTACAGTGCAGGCATGGTTTGGTTGACATAGCTGTCCTCGCTTGTGTCTGTCAGTATCTGGAGTTCTGTGATGACATTTTGGTTCTGGAGGATGGGGAGGTCCAGGAGGCAGGAAACCACCAGACCCTGATGACAGCCAACAGACGCTACGCTCAGCTCATCAGCAACTACCAGATAGAGCAGTCCAAAGTAAGATTGTCACCACGTAACTCTGATGTACTGAAGCCCTGTTTTACTATCTGTGAAACCTTTTCagcaattctttttttttattaactcaAAAGCtataaagaaaatggatggctGTAAAACACTCGtaatttttgtttgataaaaatgTGCAAGTACAGTCATTTTACAGGACTGTGCATTACATAATTTCAGTTATAATAAAGACAGTAACATACATAAACCATATGTATTTTTCATTGCTGGTACATAAGGTGCAACCTCATCTAAAATTCAGAGATGTCAAAGGTTTATAGGAGGCAGGAGCATATGTTCTACAACAGCACAAGTTAAGAGTTTATCATCTAGTAAGTTATATTCAGCAGTAACGCTGGGTTTTTGCTCACTGTTTATAGGctcagagagaggaagaggagacgtCACCGCCAGATGCTACCCAGCAGAGGGAGGTTGAGCTAAGAGATCACACAGACAGTGGCACAGTGAACCCAGGTAGGGAATAAACCcagggaaaaaatgtttttttgtatgttgatCCAAAGATATCACATGGGATCATTTGTGATGCCTCAATTCATTTATTCCAAAGACACACAAGGACAAAGTGGAGCACATTCTGTAGTAGCTGCTGGAAATAGATCCCTAAAAGCAGAATAAGTCCgagcacagacacagagataTTGTGAGATAGGTGAAACATGTTGCTTTACACTTTGTTCCACAATTCTCTGAGGACCAAAGTGTCATCAGAAAAGTTTAAGCTTGTAAAAGAGCCAATGTATAACCAGGGGAGGTAAAAGACAGAGCCAGCAGTCAATAGGTTAACAAAGGGACAATGGGTGACAAAAGGAAGGGTAAAGAGGAACAATAGACAATAGCAGACAGGGCAACAAACCTACAATACTGACAGTCATTACACTGTTATAAATGTAGTTAATATGTAGGAGTCAGGAGTTAATATGTAAGGAGTGTTTAACTTCAGAAAAGTCTTTTTGTAATGGAATTTGATCCAGTGTTGTACTTGAATTTATTCAAAATGCAGAAATATATCCTGAATCTGCACAGTAGTAGAGCACAAGCTGTGTGAGCAGCAACATGACTGACACCTGTGCTTCCTTCCAGCATTTGACATGTCAGATGAAAAGGACGATGGAAACGCAGATAACCAAAAACGTGAGTCTacaaaagtaattaatttgTGTTCCTAGTGTTGGTGTAGAGTCAGGCCCAGCTTGTAATAAGTCAAGTTTGTGCATGTTGGTTAGATTCATATGGTACCATCTGAATGTGGGAGCCTAAAAGACAAAGGGCACGCAAACCCAAACCATTACTGTAGAAAgtagaaacacagcagcagattttaaatccagacaggttctttattttattccttGTGTCTgtataaatgtgataaaattaTGATACTTTGTTGAATccttaaaatcaattttcttCCTCTAAAGCTGCTGTCGCGGCAGGCAACCAGCTGGTCAGTCAAGAGTTCTCCTCAGAAGGCGTAATCTCCTGGAGAGTCTATCATCAGTACTGCCAGGCAGCtggaggtcacacacacacacacacacacacacacacacacacacacacacacacacatacacacacacacacacacacgtgttaGCATGATTCTGCGCAGAAATACAAAATTTCCACATGTACAAGCGCATGATGTTTGGTATGACTGTGTTGCTGCAGGTTACATTGTCACCTTCCTCACAATGCTGAGCATCATGCTGATGATCGGATCATCAGCCTTCAGCAACTGGTGGCTCAGCTACTGGCTGGAGCATGGTGATGGGGTGAGAACatatctcactctctctcacacacacacacacacacacacacactcatgtatgACCCATATATATTGTTATagttatacattattatattgttatatcaTATTTGATTGGAAACTGAAATCTCAGAGACTGATCTTccaaaacctgaataaatgaagcCAAAATAATCTTCATGATTAAATGtcacttgaaataaaaaaaaagatttaagaaATAATGCTAACTAATCAGACAACCAGATGTGTCTCCCTCCTTAATTTTGTCTCTTATTACTATGCACAGCCATAACACACTGACTTGAAACAACTCATCACACATGAACTGATCTAATGTATGATTCAATATGTCTAACTTCCACATTTCTGGGCCATATATTATTATGCAAAACTAATTTTGTGTTTATCAGTTATTTCTCTGGTCCCTGGTTTTCAATAACATCCTCAGTGTGCTCTGTTTTGTCCCAGTCACCCAATAAGACGACATCAGACCAGGGCGACGTCTCACAAAACCCGGACTTGCACTTCTACCAAATGATTTATGGACTGACGGTGATTGTCATGTTGACATTTGCCATCATCAAATGCTTCTCCTTCACTCACGTCACCTTGAATGCCTCCTGCAAACTCCACAACACCATGTTTAAGAAGGTACTTTGGTGCGGCTGCAACACCATTGCATGTTTTTGGTGTTCATAGAGATgactgaaagttttttttttgttttcctttctcaGATTATAGCCAGTCCCATGAGTTTCTTTGACACAACGCCAACAGGCCGCATCCTCAACCGCTTCGCCAAAGATCAAGACGAGGTCGACAGTGTGCTTCCCCTCAACATGGATCCTTTCTTGCAGTTTACTTTTGTGACCACCTTCACCATTCTCATCATCGCCTCTGTCTTTCCCCTCTTGCTGGTAGCTGTGGTTTTTATGGGAGCTTTGTTCACCATCATTCTCTTGTGAGTTAATATCACTTAAGTCTggacatgaaaaaaacaacaaaacaatctctGAAGGGTAACTCatgtaaataaatctaaatttgACCAACCAGCTACACTACCAAATATACGTTTTACAAAAGATTGGAAACTGTGTTACACCAACTGGACCACCTGTATTACATACATATTACAACTAAGACCATAGCACAGGTATTGCATTCATATGTTTTGTTCAGTCAGAACATGATACGGAACATGATATGAGCTGGTGTTTAAAGATGtaaattgaaaaattgaaaaagagAGATTTAAATTTTCATGGAAATTGCTGCATGTCTTAAAAGCAGGTGCATGAATGGAAAGTAAAGAGTAAAGTGTTGAAGGTACCGTACACTGAGTATCAGTTGTGATCTCTCTGCAGTATCTTCCAGAAGAGTGTTCGTCAGATGAAGAGGATGGAAAACATCAGTCGCTCTCCCTGCATCTCCCTCACCACCTCTACCCTGCAAGGCCTCAGCACCATCCATGCCTACAACATTAGAGACAGCCACATAAAACTGTAAGATACCAGAATCCCTAAACATAAAACACcttttattgttgctttttgtttgcTGACCTTTTACAGGAGCAGCAGGTGGTGTCTCAGTCAGTGACCTGACATTTGTCATGTTGTAGGTTCAAGTCTTTGAGTGACGTCAACTCCAAccactttttaatgtttcactcTGGGACTCGTTGGCTCGCCTTCTGGCTTGACTTCATGGCTTCAACCATGACCTTGTTGGTGTCTCTCTTTGTGGTGCTTAGCAGTAACGATATCATCAATCCGGCCTTTAAAGGCCTGGCCATGTCCTACACCATACAGGTACATTTAGACAACACATTAATACATGtctgatttaattttttaaggACACATTCCAAGCAAACTGCAACATGTGTGTATACAAattctgtttgtatgttttccAGTTAACAGGCATGCTTCAGTACGTAGTGAGGCAGGCAACGGAGGTGGAGGCAAGGTTCAGCTCGGTGGAGCGGCTGCAGGAATACATAAAGGTCAGACTCTAAACTTCcttgctgcagaaaaataatcacAGTTTACACACGAGTCACCTGGCTACTTCCACCaatccatccatctattcatTCTTGTATCTCCTTCTGGTCTGGGTCACAGTGATAGAACAGCAACTTCCTCCAGGTTTGCCTGGATGGAGGCTGCCAGAAAGGAGAAAAACTCATCCTTTGTAGCAATTTAAATGGACAAGTCAGATTATGTTAGTTATGACTGCTACCTGTGTTAGGTGTTTGCAATGTAGTATTACAATGACCGCTCTAAACACTCTTGGTCTTGTCTTTACAAAACAATATGGGTTACTCATCATATAATGTGCTAGTAAATTTAGCAAGTGAAATAGCTTGACTTGATACTTCCTGCATGAGACCATATGCTGTTAATACTTAGTATAGATTTttcatttaacctttatttaaaccaGGAAGTCTTTTGAGGTACATTATCTCTTTTACAAGGGAGACCTGGTCAAATGATAATCACAtataacacaacaacacagaacCTCAGAGACATGAGAAAGataaaactggattttaaaacagttacactcctcatgaaacattttttaatgtgatgctTGAATGCCTGATATGAAGacagtgttttcagacaaagTTAAACTTGTAAATGTTTCCCAGCCCAGGCTGCATACAAGGTGCAGTTGATCTTATCTTATACAGTTAGAGACAGGAGAAAGCATTTTACAAAGGTTAACCGGGATGTTTACCAAGAATGGTTTTAGTAATAAAAAGTTACATATAAATCATAGAAAAATCTCTGTATTTTAGTTAACAGTATCTTGCTTCATGTGACTGTCCATTAAACTACTCAAGAAGTGCATTCGCTgcactgtttgtgcttttttacCAAAGAGGCCGAAGAGTTTCACCATGCAGTTCATCACTGTTTGAGtccctttctctcccctttctcaacatttttgttatttattgtgtacAGGACTGTAAGTCTGAGGCACCCCGACACATAAAGGACGTTCAAGTCTCAGAGGACTGGCCAGAGAGCGGAGCCATCACCTTCCAGGACTATAAGATGAAGTACAGAGAGGACACACCCATTGTCCTGAATAGGCTCCATTTCTTCATCCAGGCTGGAGAGAAACTGGGCATCGTGGGAAGGACAGGCTCTGGTAAGGCCCTGAGTCCAGTAGTGGTTACCCataactttgtgtgttttgtcagattGGGTGTAATTTAGTGTATATTCTTGTATCTTTGGTAATTCAGGAAATGTCAAATTAACATGCATGCAGAAAATCACTTAACATATGGTCTATATGGATCATAATGTGTCTTATACAATGCAGTTGTTGAAAACCCTGTGCAGCCAGCATCTTAAGGTTTAAATGAGAATTTCCTGGGATTAGGGTGTTATTTTGTTAAACCATGACTGTAGGGTGCTTGGTCTGTAAAGCATTTCTCTATTCTTTGTTTCTGTAGGGAAGTCGTCTTTAGGGGTGGCTCTGTTCAGGCTGGTTGAGCCGTCAGCAGGAACCATCCTGATAGATGGAGTGGACATCACGGCCATCGGTCTGCAGGATCTGCGCAGCAAGCTGTCCATCATCCCCCAGGACCCTGTGCTATTCATTGGCACAGTCAGGTAAGCCTATCCCTGACTCCACAGAGCTTTATGTTTACACACAGGGAAACCCTGTTCTGACTGTGGAGGGATAAGTACTAATTAACCAACTGTGTTTGCCAACAGATACAACCTAGACCCCTTTGATAACTACAGTGATGAGGAGATCTGGGCAGCGCTGGAAAAGACCTACATGAAGGACTCAGTATGTTGACAGTATTGTCGATCACAGCACAAGCACTGTGTGGTCATTTACATCCATACTAACTCTTATCAGCCAGCATACTGAGCTTTCCTTTCTATTGGTCTCCTAGTTCTTATAGACACACTTACCAATATTTTTAATGAGCTATGCACAACAATATATGGGGAAAAATTGTGTGATACATCTCCTGAATTGTATCAACAAGgtaagaaataagaaaattaaaacatattctgctccacaaatgtttattttttcacaattttcccATCTTTGCTCACATTTCATAGACATGTGCAACTTGTAACATGGGGTCAAGGGTAGATTACGTATATCTTTGCTTTAAAGGGTCACAAGCCATGAACTTTGGGAACCAGAGTTACACTATCATGCTGATGGTTTTATGCTTCATGATTctagtgtaaaataaacatagaAAGAAGAAGTTGATAAAAAATGATCAGAGGTATTTGATATAAATCACATATTTACACTTATCAGCAGGCCGGAGACTTAAATACTTAAGTGACTCTCTCTCCTTTTAAGTAAATTGATCACTGTTAGTCTATGTTAGTTAGAAGTGGCATTAGCAGTAGTAAAAGTAGTGCAATGAGTATTGTTTTGTTTCCGCAGATCTCCAGACTGGAGGGGAAGCTACAGGCAGAGGTGTTTGAGAATGGAGAGAACTTCTCTGTAGGAGAGAGACAGCTGATGTGTATGGCTAGAGCACTACTCCGTAACTCCAAGGTCTGTCTACATGTATATATGGCTATGACTATCTTTCTCTAATGAACACTTCAGTCACTGGATTGCTGCTGCCACATCTCAAAACCAGTCAAACTGAAAAACTGCTTGTGATTTCTATGTCCACATTTTCATCAATtgctaatataatataattgtttatgttatatttttcttatttaatatCTTCAGTACTCACAGTTTTGTTATGTTCTACATAATGAAACAATTCCTCCTCAAGGATCATGCCTCTAACCCAAAATTCCTCACCCCAGCTGTCCTCCTCACTAACAGTCCCTCCCTTTGTCCAACAGATCATTCTGTTGGATGAGGCAACAGCGTCCATCGATGCAGAGACAGACGCCCTGATCCAGAACACCATCAAAGAGGCCTTCCAGGACTGCACCATGCTCACCATCGCCCACCGCATCAACACTGTGATGTATGCAGATCGTATTCTGGTCATGGACAACGGAGAggtaacacacagacacaaatgcacacagataAACTTTGTGTGTAAACTTTGTCCTTAAACGTAGACTTACAGTGCGTGTTGCGTCTCACAGGTGGCAGAATTAGACGATCCAGACGTGCTGGCTCAAAGACCAGACTCTCTATTCTCTTCACTCCTGACTGCTGCTAACACCGTGAGCACCGCTACAGAGTAATCATAGGAATGTAATGATGCTTCATTTACATAACCACACTGTAATCTGAACTGGTGTCATCGAACAGCAAAGATGGGATTTGATATAGCTGCAAAAAGAGTGTTGATACgactttgtttttcacttttcaaactATGTgtaaatattgatatatttatctctcctgtctgctgaaACCTAGACAATGttcttttacagattttttaCAGGAGCACACATGATCTGTGatgtatatttaacatattatttattgatttttctatGTCtttgtttgctgcctgtttgcaAACCACTACACATGCAGTTAAAATCTGCTGAGTTAGAAGTAATTTTTGAATTTCATCATATTAAAAAACTGCATATGACAGATATATTTAACACATGTCTCAATAACTGACTGCGGTCACACAGACAAGATGTTACTGCTGATCAACAGTGTTAATACATCTTTTATAATATTTAAGCTTCTGTTACTGAGTGCTGTATTTTAACTGTGCAATTGACTGtatcactttattttctttccttgtCATCTTCCGTGTGGTAGTTTGCATTGGAAAGTGTCTGCAAACAAATTCTTTTgcattaacagttaattttccAACCAGTTGACCTCCTACGCACCTCAGTGAAAACATTAGGAATCAAATCCAGCTAGTGccttatgaaaaaaaaggacttCTCCTGTGAAATCCTATTAAGGCATGACTTTCCATTCAGCTGTGGTTATTGTGTTTCAGTGGTGGGGTCTTGTCCCCAGTGTGCTCTCTCAATCCCTCTTTTATCTCCCGGCTCTCCATCCTCCACCTTCCAGTCATGGTAAAAACGACGGGGATACACAATATACATATTAAGATATATAATCTTTACACATAAAGATATAAAGAGATGACTCACTTTAAAAAAGCACGTTAAGAGCTAATCTCAGGGAGCACGTCATGCTCAAACTTCTCTCCCGTTGCATAGAAATCTAACTGAGGAAGAAGATAGAAAATAATctgctgcactgcactgcactgtgtATTATTTAACTGTTAAGATAAAAAAACTGATTGGAAACATACCTGATGAACACAGAAGAATAATCTGAGGGGCACTGACAGGGCCTTGTTTACCACCAATTAACCAATAGAAATGAAGCGCGAACAAGCAGTTAATACCCTTCAGTGATGAGCTATCTCTGCTCATTTCATTAATCGGTGAATTATGCTTTATGGTGATGCTACCCCTTGAAATCAGTGTATACAAATTAATTACAGTTTCCTAAGCAGATGTCCCTATATTATTTGATTTTCACATGATTTTACATGGTAGGTGGAAACAATATTGTGCTTGGGAAAAgatctactgtatgtacttaTGGTAAGTAAGTAAAAGTGGATTAAAAAACTTTTG comes from Thunnus maccoyii chromosome 1, fThuMac1.1, whole genome shotgun sequence and encodes:
- the abcc12 gene encoding ATP-binding cassette sub-family C member 12 isoform X1; this encodes MKKDYSLETNHTQRVSFTEDVVRRSIGSEAAGPEHTDSDYSEILHPSPFRKYEQSIQILKPFRWSSSQSHPVDNAGFLSFTTFAWMTPMMWAMFRNKVDPSSLNLSPFDVSDTSGERLQRLWEEEVAKVGLEKASLVRVFFRFQRTRLILSTIVGVLAMVMAFLGPAVLVHEILKYVDDPDNSIVSHGVGLSFGLFSSEFLKAFLLSLMWALNLRTAVRLKGAFSAVAFQKVISLRVHSSISMGEMVNVLTNDGYKIFEAVIFLSFMIATPVLLIVCVFYACHILGYTALTGVCTYFVIIPMQFFLAKLINVFRWKTMKITDSRVRTMNEILNSIKLIKMYAWEESFEKKISDLRKHEKKQLKKASYVQNANISIISIIPSIATVFTFTIHTLLGLNLNTTTAFTTIAIFNSMRFCLALLPLCVKAVAEAAVSLTRLRKILLIQNPEPYLVQKKDSNSAIVMKNATLSWTKPDSQPDPPPSTANGVKGNKVDETSQDGKTEALPTLRNISFTLPKGNLLGVCGNVGSGKTSLISSILEQMHLLRGSLAADGTFAYVSQQAWIFHGTVQENILMGEPFDQAKYDRVVDVCSLRADLKILPYGDQTEIGERGLNLSGGQKQRISLARAVYSNKDIFLLDDPLSAVDAHVGKHIFEECIKKELQGKSVILVTHQLQYLEFCDDILVLEDGEVQEAGNHQTLMTANRRYAQLISNYQIEQSKAQREEEETSPPDATQQREVELRDHTDSGTVNPAFDMSDEKDDGNADNQKPAVAAGNQLVSQEFSSEGVISWRVYHQYCQAAGGYIVTFLTMLSIMLMIGSSAFSNWWLSYWLEHGDGSPNKTTSDQGDVSQNPDLHFYQMIYGLTVIVMLTFAIIKCFSFTHVTLNASCKLHNTMFKKIIASPMSFFDTTPTGRILNRFAKDQDEVDSVLPLNMDPFLQFTFVTTFTILIIASVFPLLLVAVVFMGALFTIILFIFQKSVRQMKRMENISRSPCISLTTSTLQGLSTIHAYNIRDSHIKLFKSLSDVNSNHFLMFHSGTRWLAFWLDFMASTMTLLVSLFVVLSSNDIINPAFKGLAMSYTIQLTGMLQYVVRQATEVEARFSSVERLQEYIKDCKSEAPRHIKDVQVSEDWPESGAITFQDYKMKYREDTPIVLNRLHFFIQAGEKLGIVGRTGSGKSSLGVALFRLVEPSAGTILIDGVDITAIGLQDLRSKLSIIPQDPVLFIGTVRYNLDPFDNYSDEEIWAALEKTYMKDSISRLEGKLQAEVFENGENFSVGERQLMCMARALLRNSKIILLDEATASIDAETDALIQNTIKEAFQDCTMLTIAHRINTVMYADRILVMDNGEVAELDDPDVLAQRPDSLFSSLLTAANTVSTATE
- the abcc12 gene encoding ATP-binding cassette sub-family C member 12 isoform X3, whose protein sequence is MRFSTASNLSRCTPGKNPLKRRYQAFTTIAIFNSMRFCLALLPLCVKAVAEAAVSLTRLRKILLIQNPEPYLVQKKDSNSAIVMKNATLSWTKPDSQPDPPPSTANGVKGNKVDETSQDGKTEALPTLRNISFTLPKGNLLGVCGNVGSGKTSLISSILEQMHLLRGSLAADGTFAYVSQQAWIFHGTVQENILMGEPFDQAKYDRVVDVCSLRADLKILPYGDQTEIGERGLNLSGGQKQRISLARAVYSNKDIFLLDDPLSAVDAHVGKHIFEECIKKELQGKSVILVTHQLQYLEFCDDILVLEDGEVQEAGNHQTLMTANRRYAQLISNYQIEQSKAQREEEETSPPDATQQREVELRDHTDSGTVNPAFDMSDEKDDGNADNQKPAVAAGNQLVSQEFSSEGVISWRVYHQYCQAAGGYIVTFLTMLSIMLMIGSSAFSNWWLSYWLEHGDGSPNKTTSDQGDVSQNPDLHFYQMIYGLTVIVMLTFAIIKCFSFTHVTLNASCKLHNTMFKKIIASPMSFFDTTPTGRILNRFAKDQDEVDSVLPLNMDPFLQFTFVTTFTILIIASVFPLLLVAVVFMGALFTIILFIFQKSVRQMKRMENISRSPCISLTTSTLQGLSTIHAYNIRDSHIKLFKSLSDVNSNHFLMFHSGTRWLAFWLDFMASTMTLLVSLFVVLSSNDIINPAFKGLAMSYTIQLTGMLQYVVRQATEVEARFSSVERLQEYIKDCKSEAPRHIKDVQVSEDWPESGAITFQDYKMKYREDTPIVLNRLHFFIQAGEKLGIVGRTGSGKSSLGVALFRLVEPSAGTILIDGVDITAIGLQDLRSKLSIIPQDPVLFIGTVRYNLDPFDNYSDEEIWAALEKTYMKDSISRLEGKLQAEVFENGENFSVGERQLMCMARALLRNSKIILLDEATASIDAETDALIQNTIKEAFQDCTMLTIAHRINTVMYADRILVMDNGEVAELDDPDVLAQRPDSLFSSLLTAANTVSTATE
- the abcc12 gene encoding ATP-binding cassette sub-family C member 12 isoform X2, encoding MKKDYSLETNHTQRVSFTEDVVRRSIGSEAAGPEHTDSDYSEILHPSPFRKYEQSIQILKPFRWSSSQSHPVDNAGFLSFTTFAWMTPMMWAMFRNKVDPSSLNLSPFDVSDTSGERLQRLWEEEVAKVGLEKASLVRVFFRFQRTRLILSTIVGVLAMVMAFLGPAVLVHEILKYVDDPDNSIVSHGVGLSFGLFSSEFLKAFLLSLMWALNLRTAVRLKGAFSAVAFQKVISLRVHSSISMGEMVNVLTNDGYKIFEAVIFLSFMIATPVLLIVCVFYACHILGYTALTGVCTYFVIIPMQFFLAKLINVFRWKTMKITDSRVRTMNEILNSIKLIKMYAWEESFEKKISDLRKHEKKQLKKASYVQNANISIISIIPSIATVFTFTIHTLLGLNLNTTTAFTTIAIFNSMRFCLALLPLCVKAVAEAAVSLTRLRKILLIQNPEPYLVQKKDSNSAIVMKNATLSWTKPDSQPDPPPSTANGVKGNKVDETSQDGKTEALPTLRNISFTLPKGNLLGVCGNVGSGKTSLISSILEQMHLLRGSLAADGTFAYVSQQAWIFHGTVQENILMGEPFDQAKYDRVVDVCSLRADLKILPYGDQTEIGERGLNLSGGQKQRISLARAVYSNKDIFLLDDPLSAVDAHVGKHIFEECIKKELQGKSVILVTHQLQYLEFCDDILVLEDGEVQEAGNHQTLMTANRRYAQLISNYQIEQSKAQREEEETSPPDATQQREVELRDHTDSGTVNPAFDMSDEKDDGNADNQKPAVAAGNQLVSQEFSSEGVISWRVYHQYCQAAGGYIVTFLTMLSIMLMIGSSAFSNWWLSYWLEHGDGSPNKTTSDQGDVSQNPDLHFYQMIYGLTVIVMLTFAIIKCFSFTHVTLNASCKLHNTMFKKIIASPMSFFDTTPTGRILNRFAKDQDEKSVRQMKRMENISRSPCISLTTSTLQGLSTIHAYNIRDSHIKLFKSLSDVNSNHFLMFHSGTRWLAFWLDFMASTMTLLVSLFVVLSSNDIINPAFKGLAMSYTIQLTGMLQYVVRQATEVEARFSSVERLQEYIKDCKSEAPRHIKDVQVSEDWPESGAITFQDYKMKYREDTPIVLNRLHFFIQAGEKLGIVGRTGSGKSSLGVALFRLVEPSAGTILIDGVDITAIGLQDLRSKLSIIPQDPVLFIGTVRYNLDPFDNYSDEEIWAALEKTYMKDSISRLEGKLQAEVFENGENFSVGERQLMCMARALLRNSKIILLDEATASIDAETDALIQNTIKEAFQDCTMLTIAHRINTVMYADRILVMDNGEVAELDDPDVLAQRPDSLFSSLLTAANTVSTATE